ctgagtttCTTTATTCGTCAAATGGAAATAACAGTACATCAAGCAGGGTTTCAGAGAGGATTAAATCAGATAATTAAAGATCTCAACAGTGACTTATGCACGGTAAGCTGTCAATAAATATCAGCTATTATTATTGACTACATACTGTTATGTCCTGCGGGGTCTCAAATGAAAAAAGTTTACTTGGCAGACTGGGAGAGGAGAATTAGACCTGATGTGAACTTCtagagtattattattttatcaagaGAACCCAAATGTACATCTCATGACACCAAACGAGTTGCTGAAAGGACAAACTCACCAATCCCAAAATGCTCGTTCCACATGGTGTGCAGACCAATTGTTGCTTCAGACAAGTAAGTCTTTAACTCATCAAatggaatgtttattttaaattccacatcttCTTGAACTCCCAGATCCTCAGAAAGCTTTCTCAGTTGGTTTACCCTGAGCTCATCATCTTGGTTACGACACCCTCCAATGAGGACAAGTTTAAGGGAAGGAAGTGAACCAGCCACCTTCTTATTCAGCAATTTAGCAAAGGCTTTGATCTGCAAAGGATGATTCTTTTCAGGCCGGAACTGGCCAATGGAAACCAGCAAATGTCCTGGGGTTGTCTTTTTCTCATGTAAGGGAATGTCCAGAAAGGTCTGTACATCACAAGGTGGGTAAACAATATTAGTGCAATTCCCGACTTTCCACAGTGAGAGAATGTGGTTTAGTGTCCAAGAAGAATTGACCATCACTACATCACTGCAAGAACCCACAAGtccataaataaaagcaaataaatagtaATAGATGAGCTTTACTTTGCTGAGAAAAGGATTCCTGGTAATGAAGGCTGCATTATTAAATCCGACATTTTGGTTCTTCACTACAGACAGCATATCAGTGCTGATCGTGGGATAATGAACGTAGCTGCCAATGCGACAACCACCTAGATACTTAAACAGAGGCAGTGTGAACGCGTATCCCATTGAATCGATGTAAACGTCAGGAACACACTGCATTAGAGCTTCCCAGCCAAGAAAAATGGATCCTAGACTTTGGCCCAGCAGTGTGAAGTGAGGATAGAGCGAATCTTCCACAAGGTAGCGTTTCCTCAGGAAAACAAACTTCACTGGGTGAGTGAGCCTGATGTTAAATCTTCGGAAAGCACCTTCTAGTATCTGTTGACCACTGACGTTCACGTCACCAGTATACACAACATAAATTGCTTCAGGATACCTAAAACAGAATGCAGTAGTTAAGATTTTCACTAGTTTAGGTTAAAATCGAGCAGAAAAGTTGGAGATAATTATTTTGTCACAATCATAAAGAAGGTTAtttctatattgaaaaaaaatgttttccactgTTTTTCCTTCATTGCACTTGGTCTACTGATCCCGAGTCCTCTGCTGTCCTGGGAGTGAAATGTTAGTCCTCCAAATGAGACTTCGAGTTCTTTGCTATTTCCTCTTCTGAGAGTTTTGCATAGAGCAGACATCAACGGAAATTGCTGACATTTCCGCTTTTATGAAATACACAGAAACTTTATTCTGACGACCTTTTCAGTATAAAATGgtaatattggggcgcctgggtggctcagtcggttaagcgtccgacttcggctcaggtcacgatctcgcggtccgtgagttcgagccccgcgtcaggctctgggct
The sequence above is a segment of the Panthera uncia isolate 11264 chromosome A1 unlocalized genomic scaffold, Puncia_PCG_1.0 HiC_scaffold_16, whole genome shotgun sequence genome. Coding sequences within it:
- the ALG11 gene encoding GDP-Man:Man(3)GlcNAc(2)-PP-Dol alpha-1,2-mannosyltransferase → MATTKGGWCLCELLRFLYSLFLPGLTVCGILCICLFIILWGIRLLVRRKKESVATSKNGKNQLVIAFFHPYCNAGGGGERVLWCALRALQKKYPEAIYVVYTGDVNVSGQQILEGAFRRFNIRLTHPVKFVFLRKRYLVEDSLYPHFTLLGQSLGSIFLGWEALMQCVPDVYIDSMGYAFTLPLFKYLGGCRIGSYVHYPTISTDMLSVVKNQNVGFNNAAFITRNPFLSKVKLIYYYLFAFIYGLVGSCSDVVMVNSSWTLNHILSLWKVGNCTNIVYPPCDVQTFLDIPLHEKKTTPGHLLVSIGQFRPEKNHPLQIKAFAKLLNKKVAGSLPSLKLVLIGGCRNQDDELRVNQLRKLSEDLGVQEDVEFKINIPFDELKTYLSEATIGLHTMWNEHFGIGVVECMAAGTIILAHNSGGPKLDIVVPHEGEITGFLAESEEGYAETMAHILSMSEEKRLQIRSSARASVSRFSDQEFELAFLSSVESLFK